The proteins below are encoded in one region of Apium graveolens cultivar Ventura chromosome 4, ASM990537v1, whole genome shotgun sequence:
- the LOC141719997 gene encoding uncharacterized protein LOC141719997 — MTVSWYWMVGLICWSLWSRRNKWIWERVNTSAFGIKAMALNLVTDWRRAKQENKVICNSGHGNVKTWSKPPGGYFKINIDAAYRQGDDHIGVGCVVRDDCGQFVRARTNILRSTRQVREAEACSLKDALEWMSQLRSTRCIFESDAKILVDALKHERGKSVFDTIVEECSDIIRHFEDVSFVYVSRSANKVAHLLAQTAYSTTCPMEWHYTAPDFISCNLALEAI; from the coding sequence ATGACAGTGTCTTGGTATTGGATGGTGGGACTTATTTGTTGGAGCCTGTGGTCAAGACGTAATAAATGGATATGGGAGAGGGTTAACACTTCTGCTTTTGGAATTAAAGCTATGGCTCTAAATTTAGTCACAGATTGGAGACGAGCTAAGCAGGAGAATAAGGTGATTTGTAACAGTGGTCATGGAAATGTAAAGACGTGGAGTAAACCTCCTGGAGGTTACTTTAAAATTAACATTGACGCAGCTTATCGACAAGGTGATGATCATATTGGCGTTGGATGTGTGGTAAGAGATGACTGTGGTCAGTTTGTTCGAGCTAGAACAAACATACTCCGAAGTACCAGACAAGTACGTGAAGCAGAAGCATGCAGTTTGAAAGATGCGTTAGAATGGATGAGCCAATTGAGGAGTACAAGATGTATTTTCGAATCGGATGCCAAGATACTGGTGGATGCATTGAAACATGAGAGGGGTAAATCAGTTTTTGATACTATTGTCGAAGAATGTAGTGATATAATTAGACACTTTGAGGATGTGTCATTTGTTTATGTGAGTCGATCTGCGAATAAAGTGGCCCATTTATTAGCACAAACTGCTTATTCTACGACATGTCCTATGGAGTGGCATTATACTGCTCCAGATTTTATCTCATGTAATCTTGCTTTGGAAGCAATTTAA